In Streptomyces chartreusis, the following proteins share a genomic window:
- a CDS encoding NAD-dependent epimerase/dehydratase family protein has translation MGKVVLVTGVARQLGGRFVRRIQRDPQVDRVVAVDAVPPEHHLGGADFIQADIRQPTIARVLAESGADTVVHMDVTGTALGSGSRTTVKETNVIGTMQLLGACQKSPTVKRLVVKSSTNVYGSAPRDPAVFTETTPPKSLPSGGFAKDAVEVEGYVRGFARRRPDVAVCVLRFANILGPSADTPLASYFSLPVLPTVFGYDPRLQFVHEDDVIEVLRIASHEPERGTLNSGTFNIAGDGVLLLSQCSRRLGRPTVPLLLPAVTWAGSLVRTLGMSDFSPEQIRLLTHGRVVSTDQMRETLGFKPKYTTAETFAEFARSRGPGLLPPEALAGAVDRIAALPLPGGGHLPTQSAN, from the coding sequence TTGGGCAAGGTCGTGCTCGTGACCGGAGTGGCCCGTCAACTGGGGGGCCGTTTCGTACGACGGATCCAGCGTGACCCCCAGGTGGACCGGGTGGTGGCCGTGGACGCGGTCCCGCCCGAGCACCATCTGGGCGGAGCCGACTTCATCCAGGCCGACATCCGGCAGCCCACCATCGCGCGGGTGCTGGCGGAGAGCGGCGCCGACACCGTCGTCCACATGGACGTGACCGGGACCGCGCTGGGCAGCGGCAGCCGGACCACGGTCAAGGAGACCAACGTCATCGGGACCATGCAGCTGCTCGGCGCCTGCCAGAAGTCCCCCACCGTCAAGCGCCTCGTGGTGAAGTCCAGTACGAACGTCTACGGGTCCGCACCCCGCGACCCGGCCGTCTTCACCGAGACGACCCCGCCCAAGTCCCTGCCCAGCGGCGGCTTCGCCAAGGACGCCGTCGAGGTCGAGGGCTATGTGCGCGGGTTCGCGCGGCGGCGGCCGGACGTCGCCGTGTGCGTGCTGCGGTTCGCCAACATCCTCGGCCCCTCCGCGGACACGCCGCTCGCCTCGTACTTCTCGCTGCCGGTGCTGCCGACGGTGTTCGGCTACGACCCTCGGCTCCAGTTCGTCCACGAGGACGACGTGATCGAGGTGCTGCGCATCGCCTCGCACGAGCCGGAGCGGGGCACGCTCAACAGCGGCACCTTCAACATCGCCGGCGACGGCGTCCTGCTGCTCTCGCAGTGCTCCCGGCGGCTGGGCCGGCCCACCGTGCCGCTCCTGCTCCCCGCGGTCACCTGGGCGGGCTCCCTGGTGCGTACGCTGGGCATGTCGGACTTCTCGCCGGAGCAGATCCGGTTGCTCACCCACGGCCGGGTGGTGTCCACGGACCAGATGCGAGAGACGCTCGGATTCAAGCCGAAGTACACGACGGCGGAGACCTTCGCGGAGTTCGCGCGCAGCCGCGGACCGGGTCTGCTGCCGCCGGAGGCCCTCGCGGGGGCCGTCGACCGGATCGCCGCGCTGCCCCTGCCGGGCGGCGGCCACCTCCCGACGCAGAGCGCCAACTGA
- a CDS encoding lysophospholipid acyltransferase family protein, with translation MADAKVIPFDDDRSRGSAVQRPSRRRSAGSRRKSGESALVREVQPLPGRSIAQDDVPVTREEEPAPTRPQDDGGLERRIASGLAFLRRRLTGDYEVDDFGYDEELTDQVLMSLLRPVYEKYFRVEVKGVENIPAEGGALIVANHSGTVPLDGLMMQVAVHDHHPAGRHLRLLAADLVFVLPVVNELARKLGHTLACAEDAERLLGKGELVGVMPEGFKGIGKPFGERYKLQRFGRGGFVSTALRKRTPIIPCSIVGAEEIYPMIGNAKTLARLLGFPYFPLTPTFPWLGPLGAVPLPTKWTIQFGEPIPTDGYPPEAAEDPMLMFNLTDQVREQIQHTLYKLLVQRRSVFF, from the coding sequence ATGGCGGACGCCAAGGTCATTCCGTTCGACGACGACCGGTCCCGCGGGAGCGCCGTTCAGCGGCCGTCGCGGCGCCGGAGCGCGGGGAGCCGGCGCAAGAGCGGTGAATCCGCGCTGGTACGCGAGGTCCAGCCTCTCCCGGGACGGTCCATCGCGCAGGATGATGTTCCTGTGACACGTGAGGAAGAGCCTGCGCCGACGAGGCCCCAGGACGACGGCGGCCTGGAGCGGCGTATCGCGAGCGGCCTGGCCTTTCTGCGCCGCCGCCTCACCGGGGACTACGAGGTCGACGACTTCGGGTACGACGAGGAGCTCACCGACCAGGTCCTGATGTCCCTGCTGCGCCCGGTGTACGAGAAGTACTTCCGGGTCGAGGTGAAGGGCGTCGAGAACATCCCGGCCGAGGGCGGCGCGCTGATCGTCGCCAACCACTCGGGCACGGTGCCGCTGGACGGCCTGATGATGCAGGTCGCCGTGCACGACCACCACCCCGCGGGCCGGCACCTGCGGCTGCTCGCGGCGGACCTGGTCTTCGTCCTGCCGGTGGTCAACGAACTCGCCCGCAAGCTGGGCCACACCCTGGCCTGCGCGGAGGACGCCGAGCGGCTGCTCGGGAAGGGCGAGCTGGTCGGGGTGATGCCGGAGGGCTTCAAGGGCATCGGCAAGCCCTTCGGCGAGCGCTACAAGCTGCAGCGCTTCGGCCGCGGCGGCTTCGTCTCCACGGCGCTGCGCAAGCGCACGCCGATCATCCCGTGCTCGATCGTCGGGGCCGAGGAGATCTACCCGATGATCGGCAACGCGAAGACGCTGGCCCGGCTCCTGGGCTTCCCGTACTTCCCGCTGACGCCGACCTTCCCGTGGCTCGGCCCGCTCGGCGCGGTCCCGCTGCCGACGAAGTGGACGATCCAGTTCGGCGAGCCGATCCCCACGGACGGCTACCCGCCGGAGGCCGCCGAGGACCCGATGCTGATGTTCAACCTGACCGACCAGGTCAGAGAACAGATCCAGCACACGCTGTACAAGCTGCTGGTGCAGCGGCGGTCGGTGTTCTTCTGA
- a CDS encoding MFS transporter encodes MTDVLRRGRASLALSFFAQGVAFALLVTRIPAIQDRYGVSDALLPAFLAAVPILAGVGSVATERLVKRIPPSRVLRWSQPVVLLALLGVGAGERMVELGVALAAFGLAVGALDASMNMLGVSLQRAYGRSIMLSFHAAYSLGGIVGASLAWVGAHWDLALFVSYLPVVVVLLPVALVGSRWYVDGGGGDEVVPEAAGERGPVVFKMLLPLCLVMTFTYIGDSTVSNWSAKYLQDVLGSSEQLATVPYNVYMVTTLVGRAIGDFGVRRFGAVVVVRGGALVAAAGFAVVASAPGAWAGMLGFTLVGVGLCVLVPQTFAAAGRLFPGASDAAVARLNVFNYVGFLIGSPLVGALGDAWSYRGAMLVPMVLVLVTLGYARSFAAQPDRYGDGHERPRTADVGRGSNGL; translated from the coding sequence ATGACTGATGTGCTGCGGCGCGGTAGGGCCTCGTTGGCGTTGAGCTTCTTCGCTCAGGGTGTTGCCTTTGCCCTGCTGGTGACGCGGATTCCGGCCATCCAGGACCGGTACGGCGTCTCCGACGCGTTGCTGCCCGCCTTCCTCGCGGCCGTACCGATCCTCGCCGGTGTCGGCAGTGTCGCCACCGAGCGGCTGGTGAAGCGAATACCGCCCAGTCGGGTGCTGCGCTGGTCCCAGCCCGTCGTGCTGCTGGCGCTGCTCGGGGTCGGCGCGGGGGAGCGGATGGTCGAGCTGGGCGTGGCGCTGGCCGCGTTCGGGCTGGCCGTGGGGGCGTTGGACGCCTCGATGAACATGCTCGGGGTGAGCCTGCAGCGGGCGTACGGGCGCAGCATCATGTTGAGCTTCCACGCGGCGTACAGCCTGGGCGGGATCGTCGGGGCCTCGCTGGCGTGGGTGGGGGCGCACTGGGATCTGGCGCTGTTCGTGTCGTATCTGCCGGTCGTCGTGGTGCTGTTGCCGGTCGCGCTGGTGGGGAGCCGGTGGTACGTCGACGGGGGCGGTGGCGACGAGGTCGTGCCGGAGGCCGCGGGTGAGCGTGGGCCCGTCGTCTTCAAGATGCTGTTGCCGCTGTGTCTGGTGATGACGTTCACGTACATCGGGGACTCGACGGTCTCCAACTGGAGCGCGAAGTACCTCCAGGACGTGCTGGGCAGTTCGGAGCAACTGGCGACCGTGCCGTACAACGTCTACATGGTGACCACGCTGGTGGGGCGGGCCATCGGGGACTTCGGGGTGCGGCGGTTCGGGGCCGTGGTGGTCGTGCGGGGCGGGGCGCTGGTGGCGGCGGCCGGGTTCGCGGTGGTGGCCTCGGCGCCGGGGGCCTGGGCCGGGATGCTGGGGTTCACGCTGGTCGGGGTGGGGTTGTGCGTGCTGGTGCCGCAGACCTTCGCGGCGGCCGGACGGCTGTTCCCGGGCGCTTCGGATGCGGCCGTCGCGCGACTGAATGTCTTCAACTACGTGGGCTTTTTGATCGGGTCGCCGTTGGTGGGGGCGCTGGGCGACGCGTGGAGTTATCGCGGGGCGATGCTCGTGCCGATGGTGTTGGTGCTGGTGACGCTCGGGTACGCCCGTTCGTTCGCCGCTCAACCGGACCGATACGGTGACGGGCATGAGCGGCCGCGCACAGCTGATGTGGGACGAGGCAGTAACGGGCTATGA
- a CDS encoding ECF subfamily RNA polymerase sigma factor, BldN family — MYPHVGVDASGLATLRATVLDLLRGFVPTAYAVPALAVTAAPVGPCYALADGGAAVGRRGRSTGATTARRPAADSDSARMMDLVERAQAGEADAFGRLYDQYSDTVYRYIYYRVGGKATAEDLTSETFLRALRRIGTFTWQGRDFGAWLVTIARNLVADHFKSSRFRLEVTTGEMLDANEVERSPEDSVLESLSNAALLEAVRRLNPQQQECVTLRFLQGLSVAETARVMGKNEGAIKTLQYRAVRTLARLLPDDAR, encoded by the coding sequence GTGTACCCACACGTCGGGGTTGACGCCTCGGGCCTGGCTACGCTGCGCGCAACGGTCCTCGACCTGTTGCGCGGCTTCGTCCCCACCGCGTACGCCGTCCCCGCCCTCGCCGTAACCGCCGCACCCGTAGGCCCGTGCTACGCGCTCGCCGACGGCGGCGCCGCAGTCGGCAGACGGGGGCGCTCGACCGGCGCGACGACCGCGCGCCGGCCCGCCGCGGACAGCGACAGCGCTCGAATGATGGATCTCGTCGAACGCGCGCAGGCCGGCGAGGCCGACGCGTTCGGCCGGCTCTACGACCAGTACAGCGACACCGTCTACCGCTACATCTACTACCGCGTCGGCGGGAAGGCCACGGCCGAGGACCTCACCAGTGAGACCTTTCTGCGGGCCCTGCGGCGCATCGGCACCTTCACCTGGCAGGGCCGGGACTTCGGCGCCTGGCTCGTCACCATCGCCCGCAACCTGGTCGCCGACCACTTCAAGTCCAGCCGCTTCCGGCTGGAGGTGACCACCGGCGAGATGCTCGACGCCAACGAGGTCGAGCGCTCCCCCGAGGACTCCGTCCTGGAGTCCCTCTCCAACGCCGCCCTCCTGGAAGCCGTACGGCGGCTCAACCCCCAGCAGCAGGAGTGCGTCACCCTCCGCTTCCTCCAGGGCCTGTCCGTCGCCGAGACGGCCCGGGTCATGGGCAAGAACGAGGGCGCCATCAAGACCCTTCAGTACCGGGCCGTCCGCACCCTGGCCCGACTGCTGCCGGACGACGCGCGCTGA
- a CDS encoding acetoin utilization protein AcuC yields MSGRAQLMWDEAVTGYDFGQQHPMDPVRLALTRRLVDAFGLDREVEVVAAKPAGESTLRLVHREDYIEAVKAASAEPGAADMAYGLGTLDDPAFAGMHDVSALIAGQSVGAAEAVWRGEALHAVNFAGGLHHAMPGGASGFCIYNDASLAIARLLELGAERVAYVDVDVHHGDGVQAAFWDDPRVLTISLHEHPRTLFPQTGWPEETGAPGAEGAAVNVALPAGTGDAGWVRAFHAVVPELLAEFRPQVLVTQHGADTHFEDPLAHLAVSLDAQRAVQVACHDLAHEYADGRWVALGGGGYAVVEVVPRSWTHLVAIAAGRPIEPEAMIPESWRQEVFARTRQLAPMRMTDGRWPVSWADWESGYDPGDRLDQAVLAARRAVFPLRGLLP; encoded by the coding sequence ATGAGCGGCCGCGCACAGCTGATGTGGGACGAGGCAGTAACGGGCTATGACTTCGGTCAGCAGCATCCGATGGATCCGGTCCGGCTTGCCCTGACCCGGAGGCTCGTCGATGCCTTCGGGCTCGACCGGGAGGTGGAGGTCGTCGCGGCCAAGCCCGCCGGGGAGTCGACGCTGCGGCTCGTCCACCGCGAGGACTACATCGAGGCCGTGAAGGCGGCGTCGGCCGAGCCGGGGGCGGCCGACATGGCGTACGGGCTCGGGACGCTGGACGATCCCGCGTTCGCCGGGATGCACGACGTGTCGGCGCTGATCGCCGGGCAGTCGGTGGGGGCGGCGGAGGCGGTGTGGCGCGGGGAGGCGCTGCACGCGGTGAACTTCGCGGGCGGGCTGCACCACGCGATGCCGGGTGGCGCCTCGGGCTTCTGCATCTACAACGACGCCTCGCTGGCCATCGCGCGGCTCCTGGAGCTGGGGGCCGAGCGGGTCGCGTACGTCGACGTCGACGTGCACCACGGTGACGGGGTCCAGGCCGCGTTCTGGGACGACCCCCGGGTGCTGACGATCTCGCTGCACGAGCACCCCCGCACCCTGTTCCCGCAGACCGGCTGGCCCGAGGAGACCGGGGCGCCGGGCGCGGAGGGCGCGGCGGTGAACGTGGCTCTGCCGGCCGGCACCGGGGACGCCGGGTGGGTGCGGGCGTTCCATGCCGTGGTGCCGGAGCTGCTGGCGGAGTTCCGGCCGCAGGTGCTGGTGACGCAGCACGGTGCCGACACCCACTTCGAGGACCCGCTGGCGCATCTGGCGGTGTCGCTGGACGCGCAGCGGGCCGTGCAGGTGGCGTGTCACGACCTGGCGCACGAGTACGCCGACGGCAGGTGGGTCGCCCTGGGCGGCGGCGGATACGCCGTGGTGGAGGTCGTGCCGCGGTCCTGGACGCACCTGGTGGCCATCGCCGCGGGCCGGCCGATCGAGCCCGAGGCGATGATCCCGGAGAGCTGGCGGCAGGAGGTCTTCGCGCGCACGCGGCAGCTGGCGCCGATGCGGATGACCGACGGCCGGTGGCCGGTGTCCTGGGCGGACTGGGAGTCGGGGTACGACCCCGGGGACCGCCTGGACCAGGCCGTACTGGCGGCCAGGCGGGCGGTGTTCCCGCTGCGGGGCCTGCTGCCGTAG
- a CDS encoding DUF5667 domain-containing protein encodes MIANVSAHRRANAFAQALDELTDRGSAAEQPEQPDGTAPADAASEHTEQGRLLTLTESLGELPKPELDPEVKVVQRAQLVAAMEAMLREGTTGAEAGPALPGQRSERGRGAHRASPLGKLRPRSRLAKGLTAGGLSVGVAAGAFGGVAAASSDALPGDSLYGLKRGIEDFKLNVLADGEDERGRSYLDQASTRLSEARRLMERDRGGQLDHESMAEIRRALYGMRHDASEGHRLLREAYERDPDSLGPIQALSAFSRSHRAVWGSLRERLPLQLGDVGDEVSSVFDAIDEEVAPLQSLLPEQPAQSGEGKRHGGSGSASTGTSGSDRSARPSAGGSGSSDGHRSSRPSNSADSSGSEGEGLLGGNTGGLLDPPKDTGSSGSSSSTPTPTTEPAVTLPPLLPGLLPGLGIEGEDAN; translated from the coding sequence GTGATCGCGAACGTATCGGCACACCGGCGGGCGAACGCCTTCGCCCAGGCCCTGGACGAGCTGACCGACCGGGGTTCGGCGGCCGAACAGCCCGAGCAGCCCGATGGAACGGCACCGGCGGACGCTGCTTCGGAACACACCGAGCAGGGTCGCCTTCTGACCCTCACCGAGAGTCTCGGCGAACTTCCGAAGCCCGAGCTCGACCCTGAGGTCAAGGTCGTCCAGCGGGCACAGCTGGTGGCCGCCATGGAGGCAATGCTCCGGGAGGGCACCACGGGCGCCGAGGCAGGCCCGGCCCTGCCCGGGCAGCGTTCGGAACGGGGACGAGGGGCGCACCGGGCTTCCCCACTGGGCAAACTGCGGCCGCGCTCACGACTCGCCAAGGGCCTCACCGCCGGCGGGCTCAGTGTCGGCGTCGCCGCCGGAGCCTTCGGCGGGGTGGCCGCGGCGAGCTCCGACGCCCTGCCGGGCGACTCGCTGTACGGCCTCAAGCGCGGCATCGAGGACTTCAAGCTCAATGTCCTGGCCGACGGCGAGGACGAGCGCGGGCGCAGCTACCTCGACCAGGCGTCCACCCGGCTGAGCGAGGCCCGGCGGCTGATGGAGCGCGACCGTGGCGGACAGCTCGACCACGAGTCGATGGCGGAGATCCGCCGCGCTCTGTACGGCATGCGGCACGACGCCTCGGAGGGCCACCGGCTGCTGCGCGAGGCCTATGAGCGCGACCCCGACTCCCTGGGCCCCATCCAGGCCCTGTCCGCCTTCTCCCGCTCACACCGCGCGGTGTGGGGCAGCCTCCGTGAGCGGCTGCCCCTCCAGCTCGGGGACGTCGGCGACGAGGTGTCGTCGGTGTTCGACGCCATAGACGAAGAGGTCGCCCCGCTGCAGTCCCTGCTGCCTGAGCAGCCGGCCCAGAGCGGCGAGGGCAAGCGGCACGGCGGTTCCGGATCGGCCTCCACCGGTACGTCCGGCTCGGACCGGTCGGCGCGGCCCAGCGCCGGCGGCAGCGGCTCCTCCGACGGCCATCGCTCCAGCCGTCCGAGCAACTCGGCGGACAGCTCCGGCAGCGAGGGCGAGGGCCTGCTCGGCGGAAACACCGGCGGCCTCCTCGACCCGCCGAAGGACACCGGCAGCTCGGGTTCGTCGTCCTCCACGCCGACGCCCACCACCGAGCCCGCCGTCACCCTCCCACCCCTGCTCCCGGGCCTCCTGCCCGGCCTGGGCATCGAGGGCGAGGACGCGAACTAG
- a CDS encoding VC0807 family protein: MTNTGTTKGNSTNRRSVLRNFAPLLIDVAVPIGAYYLLKNGFGMSTLMALALSSVVPAVRTGWGVLKSREVNGMAALILFVNVVSLLLSFVAGDPRLMIAKDSAVSSTIAIGIIVSVVLGKPMMTAGMKPWVVKGDAGREAAWARLHAGSARFRRAERMFSLVWGVVLLAECVVRVVGAYTLPVDTMVWAGNVIMVVAMALGFVVGGALGAGPMAAMVVAKAKSEAEEGRRAGEVAEARELVRTELAPADLAPAK; encoded by the coding sequence ATGACGAACACGGGGACCACCAAGGGAAACAGCACCAACCGTCGCAGCGTGCTGCGGAACTTCGCGCCGCTGCTCATCGATGTCGCGGTGCCCATCGGGGCGTACTACCTCCTGAAGAACGGCTTCGGGATGAGCACCCTGATGGCGCTCGCGCTGAGCAGCGTCGTGCCGGCCGTGCGGACCGGGTGGGGCGTGCTGAAGTCGCGTGAGGTTAACGGGATGGCGGCGCTCATCCTGTTCGTGAACGTCGTGTCGCTGCTGCTGAGCTTCGTTGCCGGGGACCCGCGGCTGATGATCGCCAAGGACAGTGCGGTCAGCAGCACCATCGCGATCGGGATCATCGTCTCCGTGGTGCTGGGCAAGCCGATGATGACCGCAGGCATGAAGCCGTGGGTGGTGAAGGGGGACGCCGGTCGGGAGGCCGCCTGGGCGCGGCTGCACGCCGGGTCGGCGCGGTTCCGGCGGGCCGAGCGGATGTTCTCGCTGGTGTGGGGTGTCGTACTGCTCGCGGAGTGTGTGGTGCGGGTCGTGGGGGCGTACACCCTGCCGGTGGACACCATGGTGTGGGCCGGCAACGTGATCATGGTCGTCGCCATGGCCCTGGGATTCGTGGTCGGCGGTGCGCTGGGCGCCGGTCCGATGGCTGCCATGGTCGTCGCCAAGGCCAAGTCGGAGGCAGAGGAGGGGCGTCGGGCCGGTGAGGTCGCTGAGGCCCGTGAGCTCGTCCGCACCGAGCTGGCGCCCGCCGATCTCGCGCCCGCCAAGTAA
- a CDS encoding helix-turn-helix domain-containing protein translates to MAAAGERPLNEVQFLTVAEVASVMRVSKMTVYRLVHSGHLPAIRVGRSFRVPEQAVHEYLRESYVGVETA, encoded by the coding sequence ATGGCTGCAGCTGGCGAGAGGCCTCTGAACGAGGTTCAGTTCCTTACCGTGGCGGAAGTCGCCTCGGTGATGCGAGTGTCGAAGATGACCGTGTACCGGCTGGTGCACAGCGGTCATCTGCCCGCGATCCGGGTGGGACGGTCGTTCCGCGTCCCGGAGCAAGCGGTTCACGAATACCTCCGCGAGAGCTACGTGGGGGTGGAAACCGCCTGA
- a CDS encoding HAD family hydrolase yields MRYDLVIFDNDGVLVDSEPISNRLLAAYLTELGHQTSYEDSIRDYMGSAMHRIHDLVLERTGERLPDDFDDVFHARVFAAFERELKAVPGAVDVLEKLGAEGVPYCVASSGSHERIRVGHRTTGLDRYFDAGRVFSSQDVGRGKPAPDLFLHAAERMGVAPARCLVVEDSPLGVQAAVAAGMDVYGFTAMTPAAKLAGATQLFSDMGELADLLV; encoded by the coding sequence ATGCGCTACGACCTGGTGATCTTCGACAATGACGGCGTGCTCGTCGACAGCGAGCCCATTTCCAATCGGCTTCTGGCCGCGTACCTCACGGAGCTGGGGCACCAGACGTCGTACGAGGACTCCATTCGGGACTACATGGGCTCGGCCATGCACCGGATTCACGACCTGGTGTTGGAGCGGACCGGGGAGCGGCTGCCCGACGACTTTGACGACGTGTTCCATGCGCGGGTGTTCGCCGCGTTCGAGCGGGAGTTGAAGGCCGTGCCCGGTGCCGTGGACGTGCTGGAGAAGCTCGGCGCGGAGGGGGTGCCGTACTGTGTCGCGTCCTCCGGGAGTCATGAGCGGATTCGGGTGGGGCATCGGACGACGGGGCTCGACCGGTACTTCGACGCGGGGCGGGTCTTCAGCTCGCAGGATGTGGGGCGGGGGAAGCCGGCGCCGGACCTGTTCCTGCACGCCGCCGAGCGGATGGGGGTTGCGCCGGCGAGGTGTCTTGTCGTCGAGGACAGTCCGCTGGGGGTGCAGGCGGCCGTCGCGGCTGGGATGGACGTCTACGGATTCACCGCCATGACGCCGGCCGCGAAACTGGCCGGGGCCACGCAACTCTTCTCCGACATGGGCGAGTTGGCTGACCTGCTCGTGTGA
- a CDS encoding 30S ribosomal protein bS22 has product MGSVIKKRRKRMAKKKHRKLLKRTRVQRRNKK; this is encoded by the coding sequence GTGGGCTCTGTTATCAAGAAGCGGCGCAAGCGGATGGCCAAGAAGAAGCACCGCAAGCTGCTCAAGCGCACGCGCGTTCAGCGTCGCAACAAGAAGTGA
- a CDS encoding phosphatase — protein sequence MLSTGALRAHLLAARLAGPVATSREESLRSYRLFAARDPRVLLGLDPEGAWGQRELIALMAEKCGVSADPHHISGQDVIDPELTLTALDAFAERLAAVAQRRAPVLLGTGHPHRLLGFYAALADALSAAGCAVLTPAHGHSVDITTRFGLRTYNLAYVRGVALVREPGASRPGCEPGAHTHSPLPVRTALAAAAEAGGPMPELVIGDHGWVCGAGQLGFEAIGPADTNDPALFVGQAEGSVSVVVPLDDAVRSDYYRPLTRYVLNRACLSQ from the coding sequence GTGCTGAGTACCGGTGCCCTGCGCGCCCATCTTCTTGCCGCGCGGCTCGCCGGGCCCGTGGCCACTTCCCGCGAGGAGAGCCTGCGGAGTTACCGGCTCTTCGCGGCCCGCGATCCTCGGGTGCTGCTCGGGCTCGATCCCGAGGGGGCCTGGGGGCAGCGCGAGCTGATTGCGCTGATGGCGGAGAAGTGTGGGGTTTCGGCCGATCCGCATCATATTTCTGGCCAGGATGTGATCGATCCGGAGCTGACTCTGACCGCTCTGGATGCCTTTGCGGAACGCCTCGCGGCAGTTGCCCAGCGCAGGGCACCCGTCCTGCTCGGCACCGGGCACCCCCATCGACTGCTCGGGTTCTACGCCGCCTTGGCGGACGCGTTGTCGGCGGCGGGATGTGCCGTTCTCACCCCCGCGCATGGCCACAGTGTCGACATAACGACCCGGTTCGGACTACGCACGTACAACCTTGCCTACGTACGAGGAGTCGCGCTGGTGCGGGAACCCGGCGCTTCTCGCCCCGGTTGTGAGCCCGGCGCACACACGCATTCACCCCTCCCGGTTCGCACGGCCCTGGCGGCCGCCGCGGAGGCCGGCGGCCCCATGCCGGAGCTGGTGATCGGGGACCACGGCTGGGTCTGCGGGGCAGGTCAGCTGGGGTTTGAGGCCATTGGTCCAGCCGATACGAATGACCCCGCGCTCTTTGTGGGGCAGGCGGAGGGGTCCGTGTCCGTCGTCGTTCCACTTGATGACGCTGTGCGGTCTGATTACTACCGACCGCTTACCCGCTACGTACTCAATCGAGCGTGTCTGTCACAGTAA